Proteins encoded within one genomic window of Humulus lupulus chromosome 1, drHumLupu1.1, whole genome shotgun sequence:
- the LOC133812721 gene encoding aldehyde dehydrogenase family 3 member F1 has protein sequence MMKKKSWEGSSAMEATLAEVRQSFKSGRTRSVEWRKKQLRALIELIQDNEEKLFKALLEDLGKHPAEAYRDEIGVVLKSADYILSNVQKWTAPKKCSIPLVFFPAKGELQPEPLGVILIFSCWNFPISLALDPLIGAISAGNGVILKPSDQAPACSSVLASLIPLYMDSKAIKVIEGGPEICEKILLHKWDKIFFTGSAQIGRIVMSAAAKHLTPVTLELGGKCPTILDSLSNTSDLKVAVKRIAGAKWGPCSGQACIAVDYLLVEENLAPTLIEMFKKTLKRFYGENPIESKSIARIVNRRHFERLTSYLKDPLVAASIVHGGSLDEDNLIIEPTILLDPPLDAAIMTEEIFGPFLPIITLNKIEESIEFINSRPKPLTIYAFTKDEKFKRRILSETSSGTVTFNDVLIQFLCDTLPFGGVDQSGFGRYHGKYSFDTFSHEKAIMHGSFFPEIEPRYPPWTEFKMKFIRLAYRLNYFGVILLLLGLKR, from the exons atgatgaaaaaaaaaagttgggaGGGATCGTCAGCAATGGAAGCAACTTTGGCTGAAGTGAGGCAGAGCTTCAAAAGTGGTAGAACTCGAAGTGTTGAATGGAGAAAAAAACAACTAAGAGCACTGATTGAGCTAATCCAAGATAATGAAGAAAAGCTCTTTAAAGCACTCCTTGAAGATCTTGGAAAACACCCTGCTGAAGCTTACAGAGATGAG ATTGGGGTAGTGTTAAAATCTGCAGACTATATTTTGAGCAACGTACAGAAATGGACAGCCCCTAAAAAG TGCTCAATACCACTGGTTTTCTTCCCTGCAAAAGGAGAATTGCAGCCTGAACCACTTGGAGTTATTCTAATATTTTCTTGTTGGAACTTTCCTATAT CCTTGGCATTGGACCCATTGATTGGAGCAATATCAGCAGGGAATGGGGTGATTCTTAAGCCTTCAGATCAAGCCCCAGCATGCTCTTCTGTTCTTGCTAGTCTTATCCCTCTTTACATGGATTCCAAAGCCATTAAAGTCATTGAGGGAGGACCTGAAATCTGTGAAAAAATTCTACTCCACAAGTGGGATAAGATATTTTTTACTG GAAGCGCGCAGATTGGGCGCATAGTCATGTCTGCGGCTGCTAAGCATTTAACACCAGTTACTTTGGAGCTTGGAGGAAAATGCCCCACCATACTAGATTCCCTATCAAACACTTCAGATTTAAAG GTGGCGGTGAAAAGAATAGCTGGAGCAAAATGGGGGCCTTGTAGTGGACAAGCATGTATAGCAGTAGATTATCTTCTGGTTGAGGAAAACTTGGCTCCAACTTTG ATTGAAATGTTTAAGAAAACTTTGAAGAGATTTTATGGTGAGAATCCAATAGAGTCAAAGAGCATAGCCAGAATAGTAAACAGGCGCCATTTTGAGAGACTAACAAGTTATCTCAAGGATCCTCTTGTTGCAGCCTCAATTGTCCATGGTGGCTCTTTAGATGAAGATAACTT GATCATTGAGCCAACCATCTTGTTGGATCCTCCTCTTGATGCTGCCATCATGACTGAAGAGATATTTGGTCCATTTCTTCCTATAATCACT ttaaataaaattgaagaaagtATTGAATTCATAAACTCGAGGCCGAAACCTCTAACTATCTATGCATTCACCAAAGATGAAAAATTCAAGAGAAGGATTTTATCCGAAACATCTTCAGGAACTGTGACATTCAACGATGTTCTGATTCAA TTTCTATGTGATACGCTGCCGTTTGGTGGTGTCGATCAGAGTGGTTTTGGGAGGTATCATGGGAAGTATTCTTTCGACACTTTCAGCCATGAAAAGGCCATCATGCATGGAAGTTTCTTCCCTGAAATTGAGCCAAGATACCCACCATGGACAGAGTTTAAGATGAAGTTTATCAGACTTGCTTACCGGCTTAATTACTTTGGCGTTATTCTGCTTCTACTTGGTCTCAAAAGATAG